One window from the genome of Rhizoctonia solani chromosome 15, complete sequence encodes:
- a CDS encoding NADH:flavin oxidoreductase/NADH oxidase, whose protein sequence is MTARRYIDRRLLIAALLAALPLFIFPMASRILRFFRFSSPIPKDVPDSSPPVFRNVPAPGVDEYYPLNDPPIGTPYSSDEFPQNKDIPKLFTPYKIRDVEFKNRIWVSPMCQYSAVDGHMTDWHLVHIGGFAARGAGSIMLEATAVTPEGRITPECAGIWSDTHIAPIKRIVDFAHGQGTTVGIQLAHAGRKASTLAPWVQDRRHKAGGEGSKSTVAREVEGGWPANVVGPSDIPFADAYPIPKALGVEEIKDIIQAYVDAVERCKKIGFDFIEIHGAHGYLIHSFYSPISNKRTDDYGGSLPNRLRLALEITRAIRKVWDKPLLFRLSATDWAKEEKDENGEWVSWGIQQSIELSKLLSKEGVDLIDVSSGGNYVGQQIPIGPGYQVPFAKQIKEVIPNLAIGAVGLITDPRQSAEILQSGSADVLFYARELLRHADFPLFAAQELGVAVKPAGQYERAWSRMLTPK, encoded by the exons ATGACGGCTAGACGATATATCGATCGTCGACTCCTGATCGCCGCCCTCTTGGCTGCACTCCCTCTCTTCATCTTCCCTATGGCCTCGCGAATTCTCCGATTTTTTAGATTTTCTTCTCCCATACCCAAAGACGTTCCGGATAGTTCTCCGCCCGTATTTAGAAATGTTCCAGCACCCGGGGTAGATGAGTATTATCCACTAAACGATCCCCCAATTGGAACCCCTTATTCCTCG GATGAATTCCCGCAGAATAAAGATATACCAAAGCTTTTTACGCCCTACAAGATCCGGGATGTTGAGTTTAAAAATCGCATCTGGGTT AGTCCAATGTGCCAGTATTCAGCAGTTGATGGTCATATGACAGATTGGCACTTGGTCCATATAGGC GGATTCGCAGCGCGAGGAGCTGGGTCGATTATGCTCGAAGCAACCGCTGTAACCCCCGAGGGCCGAATCACGCCAGAGTGTGCAGGAATATGGTCCGACACACATATTGCTCCTATCAAACGGATTGTAGACTTTGCGCACGGGCAAGGGACGACTGTTGGAATTCAGCTGGCACACGCGGGCCGCAAGGCAAGTACGCTGGCACCATGGGTCCAGGATCGTCGACACAAGGCCGGAGGTGAGGGATCTAAGAGTACTGTTGCAAGGGAGGTCGAGGGTGGATGGCCAGCCAATG TGGTCGGTCCCAGTGACATTCCATTTGCGGATGCCTACCCAATTCCTAAAGCACTCGGTGTTGAAGAAATCAAAGATATCATACAGGCCTATGTGGATGCGGTGGAACGTTGCAAGAAGATCGGAT TCGATTTTATCGAAATACATGGTGCACATGGTTACCTCATTCATTCGTTCTACTCCCCGATCTCCAACAAACGGACTGATGACTACGGTGGCTCTTTACCCAACCGTCTTCGCCTTGCACTAGAGATAACCCGTGCCATCCGCAAGGTGTGGGATAAGCCCTTGCTGTTCCGACTTTCCGCCACGGACTGGGCAAAGGAAGAGAAGGACGAGAACGGAGAGTGGGTTAGCTGGGGCATCCAGCAAAGTATCGAGCTGAGCAAATTGTTGAGCAAAGAAGGTGTCGATTTGATTGATGTAAGCAGTGGTGGGAACTACGTTGGACAACAGATCCCGATCGGGCCAGGGTACCAG GTGCCATTTGCAAAACAGATCAAAGAGGTCATTCCGAACCTCGCTATCGGTGCCGTAGGTCTCATCACAGACCCTCGTCAATCAGCAGAGATTTTGCAGTCCGGCTCTGCCGATGTGTTGTTTTATGCGCGGGAGTTGCTGAGGCATGCGGACTTCCCGTTGTTCGCCGCTCAAGAGCTCGGTGTTGCTGTGAAGCCTGCTGGACAGTATGAGAGGGCGTGGAGCAGAATGTTGACTCCCAAGTGA
- a CDS encoding NADH:flavin oxidoreductase/NADH oxidase codes for MTVISAPHLWKNTAAPGVEEFYPLNEPPIGTPYSKDDFPRNKLIPKLFQSLHIRGVEFKNRIWVAPMAQYSAVNGHMTDWHLVHLGGFSVRGAGAVMFEATAVTPEGRHTPEDPGIWSDTHIAPMKRIVDFIHGQGGIAGIQFAHAGRKASALAPFVLERREGAGYTGTRADIAGVEDGGCPERIISSSDIPHSERFFQPRAVTEENMKEILQAYADAVERSKKIGFDFIEIHGAHGYLLHSFYSPISNNRTDKYGGSLENRLRFPLEVIRTVRAAWDKPLFFRFSATDWAETEKNESGEWVSWGIEQSVELSRKAQAEGVDLVDVSSGGNYSKQQISLGTYQVPFAARIKKELPDLLVAAVGLVTQPHQAEEILQQGKADVVLFGRELLRNIDFPLKAAQALGVVVKPAIQYELGWRVPVVQGDNST; via the exons ATGACTGTGATATCTGCACCTCATCTTTGGAAAAATACCGCTGCTCCAGGTGTCGAGGAATTCTATCCCTTAAATGAGCCTCCAATCGGGACGCCTTATTCAAAA GATGATTTCCCTCGAAATAAGTTGATTCCAAAGCTGTTTCAGTCTCTACATATTCGAGGCGTCGAGTTTAAGAACAGAATTTGGGTG GCACCAATGGCCCAATACTCTGCAGTTAATGGCCATATGACTGATTGGCATCTGGTTCACCTGGGT GGATTTTCAGTCCGTGGTGCCGGAGCTGTCATGTTCGAAGCAACGGCGGTTACCCCCGAGGGGCGACACACTCCTGAGGACCCTGGAATCTGGTCTGACACCCATATCGCACCAATGAAGCGTATAGTGGATTTTATTCATGGGCAAGGTGGGATTGCTGGGATCCAGTTTGCTCATGCAGGCAGAAAGGCTAGTGCACTTGCGCCGTTTGTTTTGGAACGCAGGGAGGGGGCAGGATACACGGGAACTAGAGCCGACATTGCAGGAGTCGAAGACGGTGGTTGTCCAGAACGCA TAATCAGCTCCAGCGACATTCCTCACTCAGAGAGATTTTTCCAGCCACGAGCAGTGACTGAAGAAAACATGAAAGAGATCCTTCAGGCATATGCTGACGCAGTGGAAAGGAGCAAGAAGATTGGCT TTGATTTCATCGAGATTCATGGCGCTCACGGATATCTCCTTCACTCGTTCTACTCTCCCATATCCAACAACCGTACCGACAAGTACGGTGGCTCGCTCGAAAACCGTCTGCGCTTCCCGCTCGAAGTGATCCGTACCGTCCGTGCAGCTTGGGACAAGCCTCTGTTCTTCCGTTTCTCAGCTACAGACTGGGCTGAGACCGAGAAGAACGAGAGCGGAGAATGGGTGAGCTGGGGCATCGAGCAGAGCGTGGAGCTATCTAGGAAGGCACAAGCCGAGGGAGTCGATCTCGTAGACGTGAGTAGTGGCGGCAACTATTCGAAGCAACAGATTTCTTTAGGAACCTACCAG GTGCCATTCGCCGCTAGAATCAAGAAAGAACTTCCCGATCTGTTAGTGGCAGCCGTGGGACTGGTTACTCAACCTCATCAAGCCGAAGAGATTTTGCAACAAGGAAAAGCGGACGTGGTCCTATTTGGACGTGAGCTACTCCGGAATATCGACTTTCCGTTAAAAGCCGCTCAAGCACTAGGTGTGGTGGTAAAGCCGGCAATCCAATACGAGCTTGGCTGGAGGGTACCGGTGGTTCAGGGGGACAATTCTACGTGA
- a CDS encoding NADH:flavin oxidoreductase/NADH oxidase has product MTVSAPHLWKNTPAPGVEEFYPLNEPAIATPYTAETHPQNKAVPKLFKPLKIRDVEFKNRIWVAPMCQYSAVDGHMTDWHLVHLGGFATRGAGTIMLEATSVTPEGRISPECPGIWSDTHIAPMKRIVDFIHGQGTTVGIQLAHAGRKASTFAPYVLERRKKAGYTGSDSQVAGIEDGGWPENIIGPSDIPYSEDLGKPQALTEEGIQGLLKAYVDAVERCKKIGFDFIEIHGAHGYLLHSFYSPISNNRTDKYGGSLENRLRFPLEVIRTVRAAWDKPLFFRFSATDWAETEKNESGEWVSWGIEQSVELSRKAQAEGVDLVDVSSGGNYVKQNILVGWNYQVQFSARIKKELPDLLVGAVGLITQPQQAEDILQEGKADVVLLARELLRNVDFPLKAAEALGVAVKPANQYEWAWRRLTAPKSE; this is encoded by the exons ATGACCGTTTCAGCACCTCATCTATGGAAGAACACTCCCGCACCAGGGGTGGAAGAGTTTTATCCACTGAATGAGCCTGCTATCGCCACTCCTTATACAGCG GAAACCCACCCTCAGAATAAAGCTGTGCCAAAGCTGTTCAAGCCCTTGAAAATCCGAGATGTTGAATTTAAGAACAGAATCTGGGTT GCGCCGATGTGCCAATATTCGGCTGTAGACGGACATATGACTGATTGGCATCTTGTCCACCTAGGT GGATTCGCTACCCGCGGCGCGGGAACCATTATGCTTGAGGCAACCTCCGTCACCCCTGAGGGCCGCATATCTCCTGAATGCCCTGGCATCTGGTCCGACACCCACATCGCGCCTATGAAGCGTATCGTCGATTTCATTCATGGGCAAGGGACCACCGTTGGTATTCAGCTAGCTCATGCTGGTCGAAAGGCCAGTACGTTTGCTCCCTATGTGCTGGAGCGTCGAAAGAAGGCAGGATATACCGGCTCCGATAGCCAGGTTGCTGGAATCGAAGATGGTGGATGGCCCGAAAACA TAATTGGTCCCAGCGATATTCCTTATTCGGAAGATCTCGGCAAGCCTCAAGCTTTGACCGAGGAGGGTATCCAAGGTTTGCTAAAGGCTTACGTGGATGCAGTTGAAAGGTGCAAGAAGATTGGCT TTGACTTTATCGAGATTCATGGTGCTCACGGATATCTCCTTCACTCGTTCTACTCTCCCATATCCAACAACCGTACCGACAAGTACGGTGGCTCGCTCGAAAACCGTCTGCGCTTCCCGCTCGAAGTGATCCGTACCGTCCGTGCAGCTTGGGACAAGCCTCTGTTCTTCCGTTTCTCAGCTACAGACTGGGCTGAGACCGAGAAGAACGAGAGCGGAGAATGGGTGAGCTGGGGCATCGAGCAGAGCGTGGAGCTATCTAGGAAGGCACAAGCCGAGGGAGTCGATCTCGTAGACGTGAGCAGCGGGGGAAACTACGTCAAGCAAAACATTCTTGTTGGGTGGAACTATCAG GTACAATTCTCCGCACGTATCAAGAAAGAGTTGCCCGACCTCTTGGTCGGAGCTGTAGGACTTATCACGCAACCTCAACAAGCTGAGGACATTCTGCAAGAAGGGAAAGCAGACGTTGTACTGCTCGCCCGTGAGCTTCTGAGGAATGTTGACTTCCCGTTGAAGGCGGCCGAAGCGCTTGGTGTGGCCGTGAAGCCCGCAAACCAGTATGAATGGGCTTGGAGGAGATTGACAGCTCCCAAGTCTGAGTAG